A window of Terriglobia bacterium contains these coding sequences:
- the groL gene encoding chaperonin GroEL (60 kDa chaperone family; promotes refolding of misfolded polypeptides especially under stressful conditions; forms two stacked rings of heptamers to form a barrel-shaped 14mer; ends can be capped by GroES; misfolded proteins enter the barrel where they are refolded when GroES binds): protein MAKQIVHGEESRQAILRGVNILADAVKVTLGPKGRNVVIEKKFGSPTITKDGVTVAKEIELKDALENMGAQMVREVASKTSDVAGDGTTTATVLAQSIFREGVKTVAAGANPMALKRGIEKAVAAVIGSVDAEGNRIPGALDKFSKKVDRDELIAQVGTISANNDETIGRIIAEAMKKVGKDGVITVEEAKTMETQLEVVEGMQFDRGYLSPYFVTDPERMEAVLENAIILIHEKKISSMKDLLPLLEQIAKSGRPLLIIAEDVEGEALATLVVNKLRGTLQVCAVKAPGFGDRRKAMLQDIAILTGGKAITEDLGIKLENVQMADLGQAKKLTVDKDNTTIVEGKGKSSEIEGRVKEIRSQIEKTTSDYDREKLQERLAKLVGGVAVIKVGAATETEMKEKKARVEDAMHATRAAVEEGIVPGGGVALVRCISAVEALKLEGDEAIGANIVKRALEEPLRQIVGNAGEEGAVVIGKIRDHKEPSYGYNAQSGEFTDLVKAGVIDPTKVTRTALQNAGSIAALMLTTEALVAELPEEKKAPAMPGGHGGGMGDMY from the coding sequence ATGGCTAAGCAGATTGTTCATGGCGAAGAGTCGCGGCAGGCTATCCTGCGCGGCGTCAACATTCTCGCCGACGCAGTCAAGGTGACACTCGGTCCGAAGGGCCGCAATGTTGTCATCGAGAAGAAGTTCGGTTCGCCGACCATCACCAAGGACGGCGTTACCGTCGCAAAGGAAATTGAACTGAAGGACGCCCTCGAGAACATGGGAGCCCAAATGGTCCGCGAAGTCGCCAGCAAGACCAGCGACGTGGCCGGCGACGGCACCACAACCGCCACCGTTCTGGCGCAGTCCATCTTCCGTGAAGGCGTGAAGACCGTTGCCGCCGGCGCGAACCCGATGGCCCTGAAGCGCGGCATCGAGAAGGCCGTCGCCGCGGTCATAGGCTCTGTGGACGCGGAAGGCAACCGCATCCCAGGCGCACTCGACAAGTTCTCCAAGAAAGTTGATCGCGACGAACTCATCGCCCAGGTCGGCACCATCTCGGCCAACAACGATGAGACCATTGGCCGCATTATTGCCGAAGCCATGAAGAAGGTCGGCAAGGACGGCGTCATCACCGTCGAAGAAGCGAAGACCATGGAGACGCAGCTCGAAGTCGTCGAAGGCATGCAGTTCGATCGCGGCTATCTCTCGCCGTACTTCGTCACCGACCCCGAGCGCATGGAAGCTGTGCTGGAGAACGCGATCATCCTCATCCACGAGAAGAAGATCAGCTCGATGAAGGACCTGCTCCCGCTGCTCGAGCAGATCGCCAAGAGCGGCCGTCCGCTGCTCATCATTGCGGAAGACGTCGAGGGCGAGGCTCTGGCCACCCTGGTCGTCAATAAGCTGCGCGGCACCCTGCAGGTTTGCGCCGTGAAGGCGCCTGGCTTCGGCGATCGCCGCAAGGCCATGCTGCAGGACATCGCGATCCTCACCGGCGGCAAAGCCATCACCGAAGACCTCGGCATCAAGCTGGAAAACGTCCAGATGGCCGACCTCGGCCAGGCCAAGAAGCTGACCGTCGACAAGGACAACACCACCATCGTCGAGGGAAAGGGCAAGTCGTCCGAGATCGAAGGCCGTGTGAAGGAAATTCGCAGCCAGATCGAAAAGACCACTAGCGACTACGACCGTGAGAAGCTGCAAGAGCGTCTGGCGAAGCTCGTTGGCGGCGTTGCCGTAATCAAGGTCGGCGCGGCTACTGAAACCGAAATGAAGGAAAAGAAGGCGCGCGTTGAAGACGCGATGCACGCAACCCGCGCGGCTGTCGAGGAAGGTATCGTTCCGGGCGGCGGCGTTGCCCTGGTTCGTTGCATCTCGGCCGTCGAAGCCCTGAAGCTTGAGGGTGACGAGGCCATCGGCGCCAACATCGTGAAGCGCGCTCTGGAAGAGCCTCTGCGCCAGATCGTCGGCAACGCCGGCGAAGAGGGCGCGGTCGTGATCGGCAAGATCCGCGATCACAAGGAGCCTTCCTACGGCTACAACGCGCAGAGCGGCGAGTTCACCGACCTCGTGAAGGCCGGCGTCATCGACCCGACCAAGGTTACCCGCACCGCGCTGCAGAATGCGGGCTCTATCGCCGCACTGATGCTGACGACCGAAGCACTGGTCGCCGAACTGCCGGAAGAAAAGAAAGCTCCGGCAATGCCCGGCGGACACGGCGGCGGCATGGGCGACATGTACTAA
- a CDS encoding FAD-dependent oxidoreductase, whose amino-acid sequence MMSSFPVPSALDARTQMFPALTEAQIGRIRPIAKQRKVAPGDVLFRPGETRVPFFVLLSGSMEIVQPCYQGDRLIVQHNAGEFTGEVNMISGQPSLVLGRITEPGDFLELSPEGLRSLVARDAELSEIMMRAFILRRLALITNDLGNVIILGSRHSAHTLRLREFLSRNGYPHHYVDLDTDKMSQELLDRFEVRLDEIPVVICNGQTVLRNPSTQCLAECLGMNQHVDSGQAQDLVIVGAGPAGLAAAVYAASEGLDVLLVETEAPGGQAGSSSKIENYLGFPTGVSGQELASRATHQAQKFGAKMMVAHSIVKLDCERNPYKVFLDDGRVLSARSIVIATGAQYKKPNLQNLRKFEGQGVYYGATFMESQLCEGEDVIVVGGGNSAGQAAVFLSQTVRKVYMLVRSGGLADTMSRYLIQRIAENPHIEIHYNTEIADIQGVGHLESVSWIDKTTRETSTHPIRHVFIMAGASPRTEWLRGCLALDDKGFILTGRDLDTLRGAPAPGWTLTRTPLMLETSLPGVFAVGDVRSGSVKRVASAVGEGAISVHLVHRVLAEL is encoded by the coding sequence ATGATGTCTTCCTTTCCCGTACCCAGCGCGCTCGATGCTCGCACGCAGATGTTTCCTGCTTTGACCGAAGCCCAGATCGGTCGTATCCGCCCAATCGCAAAGCAGCGAAAGGTAGCACCTGGCGATGTCTTGTTTCGTCCCGGAGAGACCCGCGTACCATTCTTCGTTCTACTCTCCGGCAGCATGGAAATTGTGCAGCCGTGCTACCAAGGCGACCGGCTGATCGTGCAACACAACGCTGGAGAATTTACCGGCGAGGTGAACATGATTTCCGGCCAGCCTTCACTCGTTCTTGGACGCATCACCGAGCCGGGCGATTTCCTCGAACTCAGTCCCGAGGGACTTCGATCGCTGGTTGCCCGCGATGCCGAGTTGAGCGAAATCATGATGCGGGCGTTCATTTTGCGACGGTTGGCGCTCATCACAAACGACCTCGGCAATGTGATAATTCTCGGCTCGCGCCACTCGGCGCACACCCTTCGTCTCCGCGAGTTTCTCAGCCGTAACGGATATCCTCATCATTACGTCGACCTCGATACCGATAAGATGTCTCAGGAACTTCTTGACCGGTTCGAAGTCAGGCTCGACGAGATCCCGGTCGTCATCTGCAACGGACAGACAGTGCTCCGCAATCCGTCCACGCAATGCCTTGCCGAGTGTCTCGGCATGAACCAGCACGTCGATAGCGGACAAGCACAGGACCTTGTTATCGTTGGAGCCGGGCCTGCGGGCCTCGCCGCCGCTGTCTATGCCGCCTCTGAAGGCCTTGATGTTTTGCTGGTTGAAACGGAAGCGCCTGGAGGCCAGGCGGGATCAAGCTCCAAAATCGAAAACTATCTCGGTTTCCCTACTGGCGTTTCTGGCCAGGAGCTGGCGTCACGAGCTACGCACCAGGCACAGAAGTTCGGCGCCAAAATGATGGTCGCCCACAGCATCGTGAAACTCGATTGCGAACGAAATCCCTACAAGGTTTTTCTTGACGACGGCCGCGTTCTTTCCGCCCGCAGCATCGTGATCGCCACCGGAGCGCAGTACAAGAAACCGAACCTGCAAAACCTTCGCAAATTTGAAGGCCAGGGCGTTTATTACGGAGCGACCTTCATGGAATCGCAGCTGTGCGAAGGCGAAGACGTCATCGTTGTCGGAGGCGGTAACTCCGCCGGACAGGCTGCGGTATTCCTTTCGCAGACCGTGCGCAAGGTCTACATGCTCGTGCGCTCCGGGGGCCTCGCCGACACCATGTCGCGTTACCTCATCCAGCGGATCGCGGAAAACCCTCACATCGAGATTCATTACAACACTGAAATCGCCGACATCCAGGGCGTCGGTCATCTCGAATCTGTGTCCTGGATCGACAAGACTACCCGCGAGACCTCGACGCATCCGATTCGCCATGTCTTCATCATGGCTGGAGCGTCACCGCGAACCGAGTGGCTGCGCGGCTGCCTGGCGCTCGACGACAAGGGATTCATTCTTACCGGGCGCGACCTCGACACATTGAGAGGGGCGCCCGCACCCGGTTGGACTCTGACGCGCACTCCGCTAATGCTCGAAACCAGCCTTCCCGGCGTCTTCGCCGTCGGTGACGTTCGCTCCGGAAGCGTCAAGCGCGTCGCCTCAGCCGTCGGCGAAGGCGCTATCTCAGTTCACCTGGTGCATCGCGTTCTCGCGGAGCTTTAA
- a CDS encoding carboxypeptidase-like regulatory domain-containing protein → MRKTSILIVAVLLLLGISFAQKNKKKKDESNASNLKFSVVKASNGKPVQFAAVILHPVDKDGNQESGGVNLKTDMEGKTSFPGVPYGKLRVQVIARGFQTYGQDFDISQPSQEIVIKLDPPAHQYSIYGDDNNGQQKKQQ, encoded by the coding sequence ATGAGGAAGACCTCCATTCTTATTGTTGCGGTACTTCTGTTGCTGGGGATTTCCTTCGCGCAGAAGAATAAGAAGAAGAAAGACGAGAGTAACGCCAGCAACTTGAAATTTTCTGTCGTGAAGGCGTCGAATGGTAAGCCGGTGCAGTTTGCGGCGGTGATTCTGCATCCGGTGGACAAAGATGGCAACCAGGAATCAGGGGGAGTGAACCTGAAGACGGATATGGAAGGGAAGACCTCGTTTCCAGGCGTTCCCTATGGGAAGCTGCGTGTGCAGGTGATTGCGCGCGGGTTCCAGACATACGGCCAAGACTTCGACATCAGCCAGCCCTCGCAGGAGATTGTGATCAAGCTGGACCCACCGGCGCACCAGTACTCCATCTACGGAGACGACAATAACGGGCAGCAGAAGAAGCAGCAGTAA
- a CDS encoding type 1 glutamine amidotransferase domain-containing protein produces MDSRTKHAVVVAIDAGFDEIEALYAKYRLEEAGYPVFVIGPKGQETYLGRHGYPCRTDLPFTEIQARLCDGIVIPGGWAPARLRIDGKLKMLVGEFFRAGKLVATICHGGSVAISAEICRGLRMTGSPAILDDLRNAGALVEDASVVVDRNVITSRTTADLPHFLPAILQVLATGVAAREEQLTK; encoded by the coding sequence ATGGATAGTAGAACAAAGCACGCCGTAGTCGTGGCGATCGACGCAGGCTTCGACGAAATCGAAGCCCTGTATGCCAAGTACCGCCTCGAAGAGGCAGGTTACCCAGTGTTTGTGATCGGCCCAAAGGGCCAAGAAACCTATCTCGGGCGACACGGGTATCCGTGCAGGACTGACCTGCCATTTACGGAGATACAGGCGCGGCTATGCGACGGCATCGTCATTCCGGGCGGCTGGGCGCCTGCTCGACTGAGAATCGATGGAAAATTGAAGATGCTGGTCGGCGAATTCTTCCGCGCGGGCAAACTGGTCGCGACGATTTGTCATGGTGGATCGGTTGCGATTTCCGCCGAGATTTGCCGCGGGCTTCGTATGACGGGCAGTCCGGCGATCCTGGACGACTTGCGAAATGCGGGAGCATTAGTCGAGGATGCTTCGGTTGTGGTGGATCGAAATGTCATAACCAGCCGGACGACTGCTGACCTTCCGCACTTCCTGCCAGCAATCCTTCAAGTTCTGGCGACTGGAGTCGCGGCCCGAGAGGAACAGTTAACGAAGTAG
- a CDS encoding cytidylate kinase-like family protein, whose amino-acid sequence MIRTITLAREYGTGGGEIAQRVARRLGWDLIDRSLIDQISEKFHVSPRAARELDGRGTWWLERIARAVWLETGGTTVDVADAENIHEFTRNAILEASYRGKCVIVGRGGQCVLRDRPDVLHVFLFAPLEYRLERLRRQYASEKELLKAVARVDEERSAYIREFHDTEWKDPLLYHLWINAKIGIEAVTELIVNTAKAPSLLNQEIRHG is encoded by the coding sequence ATGATTCGCACGATTACACTTGCCCGCGAATACGGAACCGGTGGCGGAGAAATAGCACAGCGCGTCGCCAGACGCCTGGGATGGGATCTGATCGATCGCAGCCTGATCGACCAAATCAGCGAAAAATTTCATGTTAGTCCGAGAGCCGCGCGGGAACTCGACGGGCGCGGTACGTGGTGGCTGGAGCGCATCGCGCGGGCAGTGTGGCTCGAGACGGGCGGTACCACGGTCGACGTGGCTGACGCCGAAAACATTCACGAGTTCACACGCAACGCGATCCTGGAAGCGAGCTACCGGGGAAAGTGCGTGATCGTCGGTCGAGGCGGCCAGTGCGTGCTGCGAGACCGGCCCGACGTACTGCATGTCTTCCTCTTTGCTCCACTTGAGTACCGGCTGGAACGATTGCGCCGGCAATATGCCAGCGAGAAAGAGCTGCTGAAGGCTGTTGCCCGTGTCGACGAGGAACGTTCCGCCTACATTCGCGAATTTCACGACACCGAATGGAAGGATCCGTTGCTGTATCACCTGTGGATCAATGCCAAGATCGGAATCGAGGCGGTGACAGAATTGATCGTCAACACCGCGAAGGCTCCCTCTCTCCTGAACCAGGAGATCCGTCATGGATAG
- a CDS encoding heavy metal translocating P-type ATPase produces the protein MNPEQKTQETVRVKDPVCGMMVDPAAARGGSFEHKGTTYYFCNPRCNEKFQAEPEKFLAPKTAEATRVKDPVCGMMVDPAAARGGSFEHRGTTYYFCNPRCNEKFQAEPEKFLDPNYKPGMHAMGGGMVQLGAKPVTIGAAASPHDHAASDPHLPKEGRYAAPVQKSSEGAKKPAYICPMCPEVRSEVPAACPSCGMALEAEFPVAQSGKVEYVCPMHPEIVRNEPGSCPICGMALEPRVVTAAQEENPELKDMTRRLVIGLVLGIPLLGLAMAHMSFGLFAHSERTVAWIELLLSTPIVFWCGWPFFERAWNSIKFRSPNMFTLIGMGVGTAYGYSLVATVAPQIFPPTLRGMHGQPGVYYEAAAAITVLVLVGQVMELRARSRTSSAIRALLDLSPKMARVVEANGAEHDVPLETVQVGQTLRVRPGEKIPVDGVVLDGASSVDESMITGESVPVEKNEGTRVIGATVNGTGSLLIRSERVGSETMLAQIVKMVSEAQRSRAPIQRLADKVAGIFVPAVVGTAIVTFIVWFFVGPEPRLAHAIVNAVAVLIIACPCALGLATPMAIMVGTGRGAHAGVLIRNAEALETMEKVDTIVVDKTGTLTEGKPKVQAVKAAAGYSEDDVLRLAASLERASEHPLAASIVLEAERRGLTLTAVGEFRSLTGRGVVGTVDGREVAVGNEALLRELGVGVNSATDAANGSALNVAVGKQFAGRIEVADPIKSTTREALAALKSEKVHIVMLTGDSRATASHIAGELGIEEFHAEVLPQRKSEIVKALQAKGRRVAMAGDGINDAPALAQADVGIAMGTGTDVAMESAGITLLKGDLRGIVRARRLSEATMRNIRQNLFFAFVYNSLGVPLAAGILYPFFGLLLSPIIAAAAMSFSSVSVITNALRLRTAKL, from the coding sequence ATGAATCCAGAACAGAAAACGCAAGAGACTGTACGAGTGAAGGATCCGGTATGCGGAATGATGGTGGATCCTGCGGCAGCACGGGGCGGCAGCTTCGAGCACAAGGGCACGACTTATTACTTCTGCAATCCACGATGCAACGAGAAGTTTCAGGCAGAGCCGGAGAAGTTTCTCGCGCCGAAAACGGCGGAGGCCACCCGGGTGAAGGATCCGGTATGCGGAATGATGGTGGATCCTGCGGCGGCGCGCGGTGGCAGTTTCGAGCACAGGGGCACGACGTACTACTTCTGCAATCCACGATGCAACGAGAAGTTTCAGGCAGAGCCGGAGAAATTCCTCGATCCCAATTACAAGCCGGGTATGCACGCGATGGGCGGCGGAATGGTGCAACTCGGGGCCAAGCCGGTGACAATTGGGGCGGCGGCCAGTCCGCATGATCATGCTGCATCGGACCCACATCTGCCAAAAGAGGGCAGATATGCGGCACCGGTTCAGAAGAGTTCTGAGGGCGCGAAGAAGCCGGCTTACATCTGCCCCATGTGTCCAGAGGTGCGGTCGGAGGTTCCGGCGGCGTGTCCTTCGTGCGGGATGGCGCTGGAGGCAGAGTTTCCGGTGGCGCAGTCGGGCAAGGTGGAGTACGTCTGCCCGATGCATCCGGAGATTGTTCGCAACGAACCGGGTAGCTGCCCGATCTGCGGCATGGCTCTGGAGCCGCGTGTGGTCACGGCGGCGCAGGAGGAGAATCCCGAACTGAAGGACATGACGCGGAGGCTCGTCATCGGGCTGGTGCTGGGGATTCCGCTGCTGGGCCTGGCGATGGCGCACATGTCGTTCGGGCTGTTCGCCCATAGCGAGCGGACCGTGGCGTGGATTGAGTTGCTGCTGTCTACTCCGATCGTGTTCTGGTGCGGGTGGCCGTTTTTTGAGCGCGCGTGGAACTCGATCAAGTTCCGTTCGCCGAACATGTTCACGCTGATTGGCATGGGCGTGGGCACGGCGTACGGGTACAGCCTGGTGGCGACTGTCGCGCCGCAAATTTTCCCGCCAACGTTGCGCGGGATGCACGGCCAGCCGGGTGTGTATTACGAGGCGGCTGCGGCAATTACCGTTCTGGTGCTGGTCGGGCAGGTTATGGAATTGAGAGCCCGCAGCAGAACTTCGAGCGCCATTCGCGCTCTGCTGGATCTCTCGCCGAAGATGGCGAGAGTGGTGGAGGCGAATGGAGCCGAGCACGATGTTCCGCTCGAGACGGTGCAGGTTGGGCAGACGCTTCGGGTGCGGCCGGGCGAGAAAATTCCGGTGGATGGTGTGGTCCTCGACGGCGCGAGTTCGGTGGACGAGTCAATGATTACCGGTGAGTCGGTACCGGTGGAGAAGAACGAAGGCACGCGCGTGATCGGCGCAACCGTGAATGGCACCGGAAGCCTGCTGATTCGCTCGGAGCGCGTCGGCTCGGAAACCATGCTGGCGCAGATCGTCAAGATGGTGAGCGAGGCGCAACGCAGCCGCGCGCCGATCCAAAGGCTCGCGGACAAGGTGGCGGGGATTTTCGTTCCTGCTGTGGTTGGTACGGCGATCGTGACATTCATCGTCTGGTTCTTTGTCGGGCCGGAGCCGCGGCTTGCGCATGCGATCGTGAATGCCGTGGCGGTGCTGATCATTGCATGCCCGTGCGCGCTGGGATTGGCGACCCCGATGGCAATCATGGTCGGCACAGGACGCGGCGCGCATGCCGGCGTGCTGATTCGCAATGCCGAGGCGCTGGAAACGATGGAAAAGGTTGACACCATCGTCGTCGACAAGACCGGGACGCTGACGGAAGGGAAGCCGAAGGTCCAGGCGGTGAAAGCCGCTGCTGGATACAGCGAGGACGACGTCCTGCGATTGGCCGCAAGTTTGGAGCGCGCGAGCGAACATCCCCTGGCGGCATCCATCGTGCTTGAGGCGGAGCGCCGGGGATTGACGCTTACGGCAGTGGGCGAGTTCCGTTCGCTTACGGGACGCGGGGTGGTTGGAACCGTGGACGGCAGGGAAGTCGCCGTCGGCAATGAAGCGCTGTTGCGGGAACTGGGAGTTGGAGTAAATTCTGCAACTGACGCGGCAAACGGTTCCGCGCTGAATGTTGCGGTAGGGAAGCAGTTTGCAGGCAGGATCGAAGTAGCGGATCCAATTAAGTCCACGACTCGGGAAGCGCTAGCGGCACTGAAATCGGAAAAAGTCCACATCGTCATGCTTACGGGCGACAGCAGGGCGACGGCTTCCCACATCGCGGGAGAACTCGGAATTGAGGAGTTCCATGCGGAAGTGTTGCCGCAACGCAAGTCGGAAATCGTGAAGGCGCTTCAGGCGAAAGGTCGGCGGGTTGCAATGGCCGGCGACGGCATCAACGACGCTCCCGCGCTGGCGCAGGCCGATGTCGGGATTGCGATGGGGACTGGGACGGATGTAGCGATGGAGTCTGCGGGCATCACGCTGCTGAAAGGCGATCTGCGGGGCATCGTTCGGGCGCGAAGGTTGAGCGAGGCGACGATGCGCAACATCCGGCAGAACCTGTTCTTCGCGTTCGTCTATAACTCGCTGGGGGTGCCGCTTGCGGCGGGCATTCTCTACCCGTTCTTCGGGCTGTTGCTGAGCCCGATCATTGCGGCCGCAGCAATGAGCTTCAGTTCGGTGTCGGTGATTACGAATGCGCTAAGGCTGAGGACAGCGAAGCTTTAA
- a CDS encoding TlpA disulfide reductase family protein yields MKRLLSFVFAALLLTFVGCKSDKPAQIGTQAPDFTVSDGQKTVTLSQFRGKPVVLNFWATWCPPCIEEVPSMVAMQKEMGSKVVVLAVSIDVDNDAYKNFTQKRMPGVLTVRDGDQKAANLFGTFGWPETYIIDSKGIIRRKFIGAQDWTSPEIIDYLNKLSS; encoded by the coding sequence GTGAAACGTCTTCTCTCTTTCGTTTTCGCGGCCCTCTTGCTGACGTTCGTCGGCTGCAAGAGTGATAAGCCGGCGCAGATCGGGACACAGGCGCCTGACTTCACCGTCTCCGATGGCCAGAAAACCGTCACGCTAAGCCAATTTCGGGGCAAGCCGGTGGTCCTGAATTTCTGGGCCACCTGGTGTCCGCCCTGTATCGAAGAAGTTCCCTCGATGGTCGCGATGCAAAAGGAAATGGGAAGCAAAGTCGTCGTCCTTGCCGTCTCCATCGACGTCGACAATGACGCCTACAAGAACTTCACCCAGAAGCGCATGCCCGGCGTGCTCACCGTGCGCGACGGCGACCAGAAAGCCGCCAATTTATTCGGAACCTTCGGCTGGCCTGAAACCTACATCATCGACAGCAAAGGCATTATCCGCCGAAAATTCATCGGCGCCCAGGACTGGACCAGCCCGGAAATTATCGACTATCTGAATAAACTGTCATCCTGA
- a CDS encoding M48 family metallopeptidase translates to MLRPPSPARPLLFTIAKFVRYLLPLILCCVGLPLTAQVAQPPAMMGELSKIENPRTGEISLQWAEATSQAITPPATPITGAKLKKHIPKKYDVHLIGDRGIGKGINFYSIQREEALGREMAQEVDQNARILKDPVINEYVNRLAQNLVRNSDAVVPFKVKIIEDNEINAFALPGGYFYVDTGLIMAAESESELAGVMAHEIAHVAARHATRNMTRGQIWNVASIPLIFIGGPVGFAVEEAAGLAVPMGFLKFSRDNEREADLLGIEYEYKAGYDPTSFVNFFEKLKAQEKHKKNFIAKAFSTHPMTADRVERAQREIAEYLPPRPEYIVDTSEFQNIKARLASILNERTLLKKKSNGPTLLKSEHKGGSDQTNVSGAKDSDRPILRRPKLGQP, encoded by the coding sequence ATGCTTCGCCCGCCCTCCCCAGCGCGTCCGCTCCTGTTCACAATTGCGAAGTTCGTCCGGTACTTATTGCCGCTGATTCTATGCTGTGTTGGATTGCCGCTCACTGCCCAGGTTGCGCAACCGCCTGCAATGATGGGGGAGCTTTCGAAGATTGAAAATCCGCGAACCGGAGAGATTAGTCTGCAGTGGGCGGAAGCGACTTCACAGGCCATTACTCCACCGGCGACACCGATCACCGGGGCCAAACTGAAGAAGCATATCCCCAAGAAGTACGACGTCCACCTGATTGGCGATCGGGGAATAGGGAAAGGAATCAACTTTTACTCGATCCAGAGGGAAGAAGCGCTTGGACGCGAGATGGCGCAGGAAGTGGATCAGAACGCGCGCATCCTGAAGGATCCCGTGATCAACGAATACGTCAATCGGTTGGCACAGAACCTGGTGCGCAACTCCGACGCGGTGGTGCCATTCAAAGTCAAGATAATCGAAGACAATGAGATCAACGCATTTGCGCTGCCGGGTGGCTACTTCTACGTTGATACGGGCCTGATCATGGCGGCGGAATCAGAGTCGGAACTGGCCGGGGTGATGGCACACGAGATCGCGCACGTGGCGGCGCGGCATGCGACGCGCAACATGACGCGAGGCCAGATATGGAATGTCGCTTCGATTCCGTTGATCTTCATTGGCGGTCCGGTGGGGTTCGCGGTGGAAGAGGCGGCGGGGCTCGCGGTTCCGATGGGTTTCCTGAAGTTCAGCCGTGACAACGAGCGCGAGGCCGATTTGCTTGGGATCGAGTACGAGTACAAGGCCGGGTACGATCCAACAAGTTTCGTGAACTTTTTCGAAAAGTTAAAAGCGCAGGAGAAGCACAAGAAGAACTTCATTGCGAAGGCGTTCTCGACACACCCGATGACGGCGGACAGGGTAGAACGCGCACAAAGAGAGATCGCGGAGTACCTGCCGCCGCGGCCGGAATACATTGTCGACACGAGCGAGTTCCAGAACATCAAGGCGCGCCTGGCCTCAATCCTGAATGAGCGCACGCTGCTGAAAAAGAAATCCAATGGCCCAACCCTCCTGAAGTCCGAGCACAAGGGCGGTAGCGATCAGACGAACGTCAGTGGGGCGAAGGACAGCGATCGTCCGATCCTGAGACGTCCAAAGCTTGGCCAGCCCTGA
- a CDS encoding GNAT family N-acetyltransferase yields MISPQLHNDKSGLNITVRSCTTLDELEECVRIQREVWHFSESELVPSDIFVVAQKTGGQIIGAFDGERQVGFTLAFMAAHDRDMYLHSHFAAVLPEYQGAGIGRLLKLAQRDDALMRGIRRIEWTFDPLALMNAHFNLNRLGAIVRRYLLNVYGVTSSPLHGNIPTDRLVAEWWLDSPRVVARAEGKNPPEETGEIRISLPRNATELLRSGSANAAAIQERIRRQFQDYFAEGYAAVGVEFADSQASYLLTKNSGIA; encoded by the coding sequence ATGATTAGTCCACAACTTCACAACGACAAATCTGGTTTGAACATTACAGTTCGTTCGTGCACAACGCTCGACGAGTTGGAAGAGTGTGTCCGGATTCAGCGCGAGGTCTGGCATTTTTCCGAGTCGGAGTTGGTGCCGTCTGACATCTTTGTCGTGGCGCAGAAGACGGGCGGGCAAATCATTGGAGCGTTTGATGGTGAGCGACAGGTCGGTTTCACGCTGGCATTTATGGCGGCACACGATCGCGACATGTATTTGCATTCGCACTTTGCCGCAGTGCTGCCGGAGTACCAGGGAGCGGGGATAGGGCGCCTACTGAAACTGGCGCAGAGGGACGACGCCCTGATGCGTGGGATTCGACGGATCGAGTGGACTTTCGATCCCTTGGCGCTGATGAACGCGCACTTCAACCTGAATCGGCTGGGCGCGATCGTGCGGCGCTACTTGTTAAATGTCTACGGCGTCACGTCCAGCCCGCTGCACGGGAATATTCCGACCGACCGCCTGGTGGCCGAGTGGTGGCTGGACTCGCCGCGCGTGGTTGCGAGAGCTGAGGGTAAGAATCCGCCGGAAGAAACAGGAGAGATTCGAATTTCCTTGCCGCGGAATGCGACGGAGCTGCTGAGATCAGGTTCGGCGAACGCGGCGGCGATCCAGGAGCGGATTCGGCGGCAATTTCAAGACTATTTTGCTGAGGGCTATGCGGCGGTTGGGGTGGAATTTGCGGATTCGCAAGCCAGCTATTTGTTGACCAAGAACTCCGGAATTGCTTAG
- the groES gene encoding co-chaperone GroES — MSTKLTPLHDRIVVRRVEEAETTRGGIIIPDTAKDKPQEGEVIAVGPGKSNDEGKVFPLQVKAGDRILFGKYAGTEIKIDGEDFLIKREEEVLGVLTGTAKSVKKAS; from the coding sequence ATGTCAACGAAGCTCACACCTCTGCATGACCGCATCGTGGTACGCCGCGTTGAGGAGGCCGAAACCACCCGTGGCGGAATCATCATCCCCGACACCGCCAAGGACAAACCGCAGGAAGGCGAAGTAATCGCCGTCGGCCCTGGAAAGAGCAATGACGAGGGCAAGGTGTTCCCCCTGCAGGTGAAGGCAGGCGACCGCATCCTGTTCGGCAAGTACGCCGGAACCGAAATCAAGATTGATGGCGAAGATTTCCTGATCAAGCGCGAGGAAGAAGTCCTCGGCGTCCTGACCGGAACCGCCAAGAGCGTCAAGAAGGCGTCGTAA